The following is a genomic window from Pseudomonas sp. FP2335.
TGACCGGTGCCGGCGTTGTTCCACGGGTTGGAACTTTCCGCGGCACCCGAATCCATCAGCTCAACGACTTCCAGCTTGAGGCCGGGGTCGAGCTCTTTAAGCAGTACGGCCAGGGTGGCACTCATGATGCCGGCCCCTACCAGTACTACGTCGACTGCTTCGTTATGCGCCATTTAACGCGTCTCCAAAATCTGCAGCACCAAATTGACGGCATGGCTGCCAGGAGTGACGGGGCGGTTCACGTGTTGCCCCAGGATACTCATGGCCAGGATCGCCATGTCCGTTTCGCAATTCTTTGCAACTTCAGCACACGCTTCCTGCCCGGCCAATCCGCCTATGAACGCATTCATGGCCGCCTGTGGCAATTCGACTTATGGTCAAAGCGTGTGATTCGTGCAACCAATCCGTAGCGGACAGGCTCAAGCTCCGGTTTTTGAGGAGGGCTCGGTCCTGTGTGGTTGGGCTGTTAAAGACGCTGATGGTGCTTGTACACACGCCAAACTATTCATTTGCTCGCCACACTCTTGTGAAGTTGTGAAAACCCGTTTTTTTCACGCTCTTTTGAAGACGTGAACCTCAAAAAAGGGCTGCCTCAGCCTGGCACCTGGCCCGGATTGCTTGCCGACAGGCGGCAAAAACGGGCAAACAACTCAAGTGGCCGAGCGCAATGGCAGCTCTGGCAGATTCGATATAAAGAGGGGGTGGTTTGCAACGAAAGCAGCAAGCACGCCAGCTCTATTCGATCTGTGTGGGCGGCTCTCTGTGGGCGATTGGGGGGTTAATACCGAGGCATTAACGATGTTGCGGGGCCCGATCAGGAGACGTCCTTATAATCGGGGGGAGATTGTAGCGAAGAACGCCAAGGAAATGGGCGTGTTTTATGACTTTTATTAGGTGTTCGGTCAGGCGGCCAACGGCTGGTGCCGGGGCGACTGCGCCGCACGCGGGCTGACGCGGGCCCGGGCTGGCAGCGGGCGGTGCATCCAGCTCAGGCGGATCTCGTCGATTTCCACCCAGCCATTGCCCACCGGCGGCTGGTCGCACTCCTTGAATGCCTGGCAGCGGCCTTGTGCATCGAGCAGGGCAAACTGGCGAAGGGCGGGCTTGCGCACGAACAATGACCAGAGAAAATTCATGGTGATCAACCTCCTGAGATTGAGGCCAAGCTTGCCTGCGGGGGATGACGAGCGGATGTATCGGCTGTGACATATCGGTGACAGCGAACCGCCGCCGCCCTTGCGGGTCTCAGGTTGTAACTGATGCTAGTTCCGGGCAGTGGCGCACCGCTATACTGCCGGCCTGTCGGTACTTGATTTCTGGAGAGAAGCGCATGTTGCAACGCCTGTTGTTCGGTTTGATCACTGTGACCAGCTTGACCCTGGTTGGCTGCGCCAACAGCCCGCAACAACTCAGCCCGCAACCGAAGCTCACCACGCAGCTGGCGCCAGTGGGCCACGGCCAGCCGGTGTCGGTGCGTGTGGTGGACGGCCGTCCGTCGCCAACCCTGGGTTCCCGTGGTGGCTTGTACCCGGAGACTGCGCTGATTTCGGTCACCGGCCAGGACGTGCTGCCCAAGCTGCAAGCCCAGGCTGAAGCGGCCGTGCGCCTGCTGGGCTTCACGCCGAGCCCCAACGCGCCGGGCGCCCCGCAACTGACCATCACCCTGGCCGAGCTGAAATATCAGTCGCCCAAGGAAGGCCTGTACGTGACCGAAGCCTCCATCGGCGCCACCTTCAAGTCCGACGTCACCGCCGGCACCCGTCGCTACAGCGGCCGCTACGGCGCATCGTTGAACCAGCGTTTCGGTATGTCGCCGAACCAGGAAACCAACACCAAGCTGGTCAGCGACGTGTTGAGCGATGCCTTGACCCGCCTGTTCAAGGACCCAAGCATCGGTTCGTTGCTCAGTTCGCAATAACCGATCCAAAAAACCGGGCCCAGTGATGGGCCCGGTTTTTTTACGCCTTGAGTTTCACGCGGCGGTGTCGATACAGAAGTCCAACAGGCTCACGCCGGTCAACAAGTCCGCTTCCGGCAAGTCCGCGTGCTGGTGCCCGCCAAGGGCGCAATACACCAGCCAATGACGATCCTGAACGTTGAATGCCAGGCCGCCGATCAGCGCCTCTTGTTCATCACTTTGGGTGATCAGATACAGCCGATCCTGGTTGTGTGCGTGCAGCATGACAAGCTCCCGAACGTTCGAAGGGCAACAGAGTGGCTTGTTAAGGTGACGTTCAGGTGACGCTGTAAATTACTGGCTACATTAGCCGTCCATGCTGGGAATGAAACATGAGTGGCGCAAGATGCCACTGCGTCCGGATAGGTATCCGAACTGATACCCAGGCACTGTTTTCCCGAGGTTTGCGATGGCGCTGCCCGCTCTATTGATCAATGTTGTTGCTTTGGCGGTGGCGCTCCCGGGTTCGGCGCTGCTGGCCATTACCCGCCTGCGCGAGCAACGCGCCATGGCCGACCTGACCGCACAAGGCGAAGATCGCGCTATCGACCAGCCGATGTTGTTTCTGGATGTACGCACCGAACGGGCGCATCGAGTGGCTTACCGCATAGGGTTCGCCTGCCTGGGCTTGGCGCTGGCTATTTCCTGGCTCAGCACCCACCTCTAAAACACACTACAAAACAAATGTGGGAGCGGGCTTGCTCGCGAATGCGGTGGGTCAGTAACAAATCTAGTGACTGAAACTCCGCATTCGCGAGCAAGCCCGCTCCCACACAAGCCCGCTCCCACATTTTCGTCTACAGCGGGATGCCAGCCTTGACCCGGTATTGGTTGCGCACCGGCGTGGCGTACTGCACCACCAGGAACGGCCGATGTTCAGCCGGGCATTCGTGCAAGCGTCGCTCCCACTCGGCCTTCGCCTTCGCCAGCTCATCGGCCGGGAATACCTCGGCGGCCGTCGGCACCTGCAACTGCGGATCAGCCTCGCTCCACTGCGCGTACGCCAGGTAGTGCACCGGGAACAACCGATAACCGCCGAGAATCTGCCGGTCCATTTCCATGGCCAGCACCTTGGTGTCTTCGAACCGCTCGGTGATCGGCGGCGCGAAGTTCACGTGCACCCGGCCCTTGTAGCCGGTGATGCCCAGGGCAATGCTCACGTCATCTTCGCCCGGTGCCTTGCTGTAGGTGCCGGTGGTGGCGCGGATGTACAGCTCGCGGGCCTTGGCTGAATCGCACGGGTCGTATTCGTAGCTGATGGACACCGGCGTCAGGTTCAGCGACTGGATCACCTCGGCAAACGGCTCATCCTTGCGGCTGACGTGGAACATCTTGAGGATCGCCGACTCGGTGCGATCATCCCCGTCCTTGGCTCGGCCTTCGGCCTGGGCGATCCAGATCGACTCGCGGTCATTGCGGATCGAATGGTTGATGTAGGCCGACAGCAGGTTGAACGCCGCCATCTTCTCCTTTCGCCCACTGATCGAGCGGTGCACGATAAAGCTCTTGTTCAGGCGCATCAGGTCGCTGACAAACGGCTTTTGCAGCAGGTTGTCGCCGATGGCGATACGTGGCGTCGGCAGGCCGGCGTGGTATACGGCGTAGTTGACGAAGGCCGGGTCCATCACGATGTCGCGATGGTTGGCGAGGAACAGGTAGGCGGTGCCGGACTTGAGCTGCTCGACGCCGGTGTAGGTCACGCCGTCGGTCGCGCGGTCGATGGTATGGTCGACGTAGTACTCGACTTTGTCTTGCAGCGTGGCCACGGTGGTGACGCCGGCAAATTCACGGCGCAGCTTGCGGGCGATCATCGGCTTGAGCAGCCAGCCCAGGGCGCCGGCGAAGCGCGGGAAACGGAAGTGGGTCAGGATGTCCAGAAAGGCCTTGTCACTGAACAGCCGGTCCAGCACTGCCGGGACTTCGCTGTCGTTGTAAGGTCGGATGGTATCGAATTGGCCCATCATGCTCTCTTGTTAGAAACGGCTAGGGTAAGTAGAGGAAATACCAGGGTACGGTCCGGGTAATGGTCCCGGCCGAAAATAACCCTGTAAATAGACCGGCGATTATACGCACAAGTCACCTTGGAGGCCGCGATGGAAGAAGAGTCGTACGAATGTCCTTATTGTGGGGAGCTGGTCACGGCGCTGCTGGACCTGTCCGGGGGCGATCAGGAATATATAGAAGACTGCCCGGTGTGCTGCCGGCCGATCATTTTTGACCTGCAGGTGCACGGCGGCGAATGGATGCTGAACGTGCGCGGTGAAAACGAATAACAGGTGGGTCCATGCAGCGAATCTACGAGCCGGAAAACCTGATGGAAGGCGAGTTGTTGCAACAGATGCTCGCCAGCGAGGGCATCGAGGCGCATCTGGTTGGCCGGCATTTGCTCGGCGGCACGGGCGAGCTGCCGATCTTCGGCCTGCTGGGCCTGGAAGTGGATAACGACCAGGCCGCCAATGCCCGCGCGCTGATCACCGCCTATATCGGTGCACAGCCCGTGGCGGGCGATGAACCCGACAGCTTCCCCGACGTGTTGGTCTGTTAGGCTGTCGGTCGGTTTACCCAAGAGTCGTGTTGCCCCATGTGTGGACGTTATGCCCTGTTTCGCTGGAATCCCTCCTTTGCTGCCTTGCCGGGTTTTCCGGCCGATCAGCAGGCCCAGTGGAACATTTCTCCGAATGACTCGGTGCTGATCCAGCGCGCCGACGCCGGCCAGCGCACCCTGGCCCGTGCCCGTTGGGGGTTGACGCCGCCGTGGCTGACTGACCTTTCGCGTACCCCCGCCCACGCCCGCGCCGAGACCCTTGCCGAACAACCGATGTTTCGCGAGGCATTTCGCCAGCGCCGCTGCCTGCTACCGGCCAACGGGTTCTACGAATGGCGCGGAACCCAACGCAAGCGCCCGTACTGGCTGACGCCGGGGGAGGGCTCTACGCTGTTTTTTGCGGCGATCTGGGAAGCGTACCCTGTGCAGGAGCAAGTGTGGCTGAGCACGGCAGTGGTCACCCAGGCCGCGCAAAGCCAGCGGCGGCCGTTGATTCTGGATGCGGCAGGGCAGGAGGCGTGGCTCAATCCGGAGACGCCCTTGCACACGCTTCAGGCGTTGCTGGCCAGCGAGCCTGGCGCGTTGCGTGAGCGTGTATTGGCCAATATGGTCAATGATCCGAAGCTGAACGGGCCGGAGTGTTTGACGCCCGGTTGAGCGGCATGTGAGATGTATCTGAAATTATCCGGCTACACGTCTGTTGTATCTGGCGCCAATACAAATGACCGCCTACGATACGCGCCATGTTTTCAGGGAGAGTGTTCATGAAGAAATCATTGGCAATAAACGTACTGGCAGCGGCGCTATTGCTGGCCGGTTGCCAGTCGGTCAACACCACCAGCGGCGGCGCCGTCGGGGTTGAGCGCAAGCAATACATGTTCAGCATGCTGTCGAGTCAGGAAGTCGACCAGATGTATGCCCAGTCCTACCAGCAGACCTTGGGTGAAGCCAGCAGCAAGGGCCAGTTGGATAAGACCAGCACCAACGCCAAGCGCGTGCAGGCCATCGCCAACCGCTTGATCGCCCAAGCACCGACCTTCCGCCCCGATGCGGCGCAGTGGAAGTGGGAAGTGAACCTGATCAAGAGCGACGAAATGAACGCCAACTGCGGGCCTGGCGGCAAGATCTTTGTGTACAGCGCTTTGATCGACAACCTCAAGTTGACCGATGACGAGCTGGCGGCGGTGATGGGGCATGAAATCGCCCACGCCTTGCGCGAGCACGGTCGCGAAGCCATGTCCAAGGCGTATGGCATCGAGATGGCGAAGCAGGGCGCGGGCGCGTTGTTCGGCCTGGGCCAGGACAGCCTGGCATTGGCCGATACCGTGGCCAACTACGGCATGACTTTGCCCAACAGCCGAGCCAATGAAAACGAGGCAGACTTGATCGGCCTGGAGCTGTCGGCTCGCGCCGGTTACAACCCGAATGCGGCGATCACGCTGTGGAACAAAATGGCCAAGGCTTCGGAAGGTGCACCACCGGAGTTCATGAGCACTCACCCGGCGTCGGACAGCCGAATCGCCTCGTTGCAAGCGGCGATTCCAAAAGTGATGCCGCTGTATCAGCAGGCCAAGAAATCCTGATCTCCCAGTTCCTATAGCCCCCCAAATGTTGTGGGGGGCACCCCGTTAGCAAGGTGTCAGTTAATGAAGAAGGTACTGACACACTGCTATTGGGGGGCTCTGAAAAAGCGCCATCGTCTTTTGCGCCAGGCCATTTGTATGGTGCCTTGATGAGCTAGTCTCCGTATCTTTGCCGCAGCGGCAACCCAAGCTCGTTGAGGAGCGCGTTTTCGTTGTAAGGCCAGGGATTGGTGTTGGTAGGCGGCGTCCGGGGATTGCGGTCAAAGTCAAAATAGCTCGATGTGGGGAGTCCTACCGCCTGGCGTTCATAATTCGCCTCCCATTCCAGACCACGGCCATTCCAGACTAGCGATGACCCCGGCAGAATCGTGCCCCGCCCCCCGTTGACCGCATGGGAAAGTTCATGTTGAAGAATAACCAGTGGAGGCCGCTGGTGCCCGGGAGCAATGAATGATCGGTCATACTCAACCGCTGGGTTTTGCGCCGGAGTGCCTGCAACACCGTTTTTTATTACGCCAGGCGTGCGCGCCAAACCCTGCTCCGGGGGGGGCATGCGACGCCCGCCCGGGTCGTCGTAATAATAGAAACTACCTGATACGCCTTCTTTCAGGGTCACAGGTGCATCAAGCGAATCTATGATTTTCAGGGTTTCCTGCCCGGCCCGAGTGCTTCTCAGGGCCTCCAGGTCATCCTTCACGCGCTGAGTGAACGAAGGACTACCCTGGATGTTAATGCCGCGCGCGCCGGCATCAGGGGAGGGTATTGTGTGCTCAAAGGACGACGATGGGTGGACGTGACTAAGATCGTCTGCTCTTTCCCCAATGACATGATCATTCCTGGAGCGTGTCTGCACCCAGTCGTTACCTTTGCCTGGAACAATAGTGCTGCTGTCACCCGCGTAGATGTAGTCATCTCCGTTCCCTCCAAACAACACGTTACGACCCCTCCCGCCATAGATGAGGTCCCTGCCGTCTCCCCCGTCCACGTAGTTGATTTTCGTATCTGGCCCTCCACCCGCACGTATCTCATCACTGCCAGGTCCACCGTAAATCGTTGCATGTCCTGAGCCACCAGTGATGAAGTCATCCCCATCACCGCCTTCAGCGTAGCCTTCGCCACTTCCCAGATTGATATTGTCCTGGCCAGACCCTCCGTAGATTTTGGTCCTTCCAGATCCGGCGAACGCGCTATCATCGCCCCTTCCAAGGTTGATGTTGACGTCATGTGCGAGTCTGTTATCAATAACGACGGAATCGTTCCCATCGCCAGTCTTGACATCAATGGTCTGTTGATTACGCCTGTTTGCCTCAAAAGGAATCTCGTAAGACCGCCCGTTTACCTGTGCAAGAACTCCGCCATTTCGCCCCTCGGTAACATAAACCGCATCATTTCCCTGGCCGGTTTCAATCGACAGCCTTTCGTGGGTTGTATTTGAGCCATTCGGGCGCCCTGCGGAGTATTTAATTCGAACATTCCCATCATTGAGTCCGTTATTCAGGTCAACCTTGGTTGGCGCAGACGATGATTGAGGGCTGCCGTATTGAATCGGTCCTTCACGGCCTTGGGCCTCATAGCGGATTTGTTCTGGCGTGGGACCGCGCTGATAGCTGGAACCACCGCCGCCCCTTTGATCAGGGTGACGGGACATACCGCCCGCGTCGCCTTGGGGAATCGAGCTAACGCTGATCGAGCGCTGCTCCGATGTGGAGGGTTCAGAGTTGTTGTTGTACGTAAATGGCACATTCGCCATGTAAGGCGCAGCGTTCGCCGCTTGATAGGCAGGGTCGCTCGCATTGTTATAGGCGGCTTGCTCTTTATTATCCTCGCTTGATTGTTTTCGTTGCACGGCGTTGGACGAAGAAACTGAATATGACGTGTCCATCGGTACCTCTCATTGCGTAGAAAGGGTTATGACACGTTTGTGGTATCCAGATCTGAAGTGTTCCTTCAGATAATTCCGCAAAGGCTCGCGCACTGGCTTACCCCTGTGTGTATTGCCGAAAGACGCGCCGTGGAGAATCCTGCCCTGACCCTTCGGCCAGGGCGCACACAGCGCGCCGTTGCAGGTTATGAACTGAACGAGTTTGCGCAGAAAGCCAAAAGCCCTCCCTCATTGGATTGGTGTTGGAGTCTTAGATCCAGCCGCTGCTCTGCATGGCCTTGTACACCGCAACCACCGCCAGTACGAAAAACGCCGTAGCCGCCAATCGCCGAATCAAGGTCAGCGGCAGCTTCTCCGCCGCAAAATTTCCCGCCAGAACCACCGGCACGTTGGCAATCAGCATGCCCAGCGTCGTGCCGATAATCACCAGCCACAACTCGGGATACTGTGCCGCCAGCATCACTGTGGCGATCTGGGTCTTGTCACCGATTTCGGCGAGGAAGAATGCGATCAGCGTGGTCAGGAACGGCCCGAACTTGCGGGTGGTGCTGGCTTCGTCGTCATCGAGTTTGTCCGGCACCAAGGTCCACAGCGCGGTGGCGCAAAAGCTCGCTGCGAGGATCCAGTGCAGCACCGCATCCGAGAAGAAGCTGCCAAACCACGCCCCCACGGCACCGGCGGCCGCATGGTTGGCCAGGGTCGCGGCGACGATGCCGGCGATGATCGGCCAGGGTTTGCGAAAGCGTGCGGCAAGGATGAGCGCGAGCAGTTGCGTCTTGTCGCCGATTTCGGCCAAGGCAACGATTGCGGTAGGAACGAGTAATGAATCCAGCATCAGGTAGGTTTCCAGGGGCGGGTCGACACGGCTATGACACGTACAGCCTTCCCGCCCCGGGTAAGGTGTGCGTGTCATAGGTCTTGTCAAACCCTGGTCCGTCTGTGCGGACACCTGGGTCGCATACGCCATGGCCTGTTGACCAAGTATGTTGACGTATGCCGGACGAGCATGGCGCTCGTGGGAGACTACTCCCCTAGGACGGAGCGGATTCTGCCTAGGCAGAATCCATTCGGCAAGCCTTCTTTTTCAAACACCCGTCAGCCGCGCTTGGCGCGATAGATGCGGAAGCCATTGCCTTCGGCCTTGATTGCGCACACGCCTAGATGCTCTTCGATCAGTGGTTGGTACTTCAGGAAACTGTTGGCGACCAAGCGCAGTTCGCCGCCTTTTGCCAGATGTTTCGCCGCTTTTCGCAGCAGGTTTTCCGTGGCGAAGTAATCGGTGTGTACACCGACATGGAACGGCGGATTGCTCAGAATCGTGTTCAAACCCATCGGCGCAGCGTCGATTCCGTCGCCCGTCAGCACCTCGGCTTCCAGACCGTTGGCAGCCAGGGTCAAGCGACTGCTGGCCGCGGCGAACGCATCGACATCAAGCATCGTCACTGCGTTGTGCGGGTAGCGACGCTTGACCGCAGCACCGAGCACGCCCGCGCCACAACCGAAATCCAGGAGGTGACCGCTCGGCAGTTTATCCAGATGCTCCAGCAGCAGTTCCGTACCGCGATCCAGGCGACCATGGCTGAATACCCCCGGCAAACTCACGACCTTCAGCGGCCCTTCAGCCAGTGGCACTTCGAAAACCTGAGCCAGGCTTTCCAGTTCGATCGCTTGCGGTGCGTTGGTCACGGTGACTTGCCACAGCTGGCAGTGCCGCGCGTTATCCAGCTTGCGTGGTTTGCCAAAGGGGGTCATCTGCTTGGCGGCGCTTTCGATGCCGGCTTTTTTTTCCCCCACCAGGAACAGCTCCGCAGCGGGCAGACGAGCGGCCACGGCATTGAGCAGATAGTCGGTGAGATCCTTGGACTTGGGCAGGAAGATCACCGCCGCATCAAATGCCCGCTCGGGCACATTCACGCCGAACTGGCTGCGCTCGGGGAAGCGTGCATCGAGCGCCGCCTGGTCGCCGGCGTGCCAGCACCAGCCGTGGGCGTTGGGCAGGCGGCCCAGCAGATCATCGGCAGGCAAGCCGACGAGCAGCACGTTGCCTTGAAAAAGTTCGGCCTGACGAAGCAGTACTTCACTGCGCGGATCCATGGTCTGCTCCTTGAAAAGGGGCGCAGTTTATCAACTCACAACCCGCAGCGGGGCACCGCTGAAAAAGCCCCGGGCGTTTTCCGCCAGTTGGCCGACGATGCGCTGGCGTGCTTCGCGACTGCCCCAGGCATTGTGGGGCGTGACGATCAGTCGAGGGATGTCGCCGGCCAGCAGCGGATTGCCGTTGACCGGCGGCTCTACACTCAGCACATCGGTCGCCGCGCCGCCCAGATGGCCATTGCGCAGCGCGTCGGCCAGGGCCTGTTCATTGATCAAGCCACCGCGCGCAGTGTTGACGATAAAGGCGCCGGGCTTGAGCAGTGCCAGTTCGCGGGCGCCGATAAAGTCGCGGGTGTGTTCGTTCAGCGGGCAGTGCAAGGTCAGGGCGTCGACCTGCATCAGCAATTCGTCCAGCGGCACGCGGTCGGCGCGGGCAGGGCGCCCGGGAATCGCGCCGAGCAGCACGCGCATGCCAAACGCTTCGGCCAGGCGCGCGACGGCGCTACCCAATTCACCGTGGCCAAGCAGGCCGAGGGTTTTGCCTTCCAGCTCGACAATCGGGTGATCCAGCAGGCAGAACTGCTTGGCTTGCTGCCATTTGCCGGCGCTGACATCCCGCTGGTAATCGTTCAAGCGCGTCGCCAGGTTGAGCAACAGCATGATCGTGTGCTGCGCCACCGACGGCGTGCCGTAGCCCTGGCAATTGCTCACGGTGATGCCATGGGCGCGGGCGGCTTCGAGGTCGATGTTGTTGGTGCCGGTGGCCGACACCAGGATCAACTTGAGCTCGGGGCAAGCGGCCAGGGTTTCGGGGTTGAGCGCAATCTTGTTACTGATCGCCACTTGGGCGCCTTGCAGGCGTTCGATCACGTTCTGCGGCGTGGTCTGCTCGAACAGCTGCAGTTCGCTGAAGCTGTTTCGCAGCTCGCTGAGGTCGAGGTCTCCCAAATCCAGTGAGGGATGATCGAGGAAGACGGCGCGGCGATTGTTCGTCATCAACTGTACCTTTTGCGACAGGGTTCGAAGGCGTAATCTCCCGAGCCTATCAGATGAAATAATCAGTTACTTGAATTGGAGTGAGCATGTACGTCGCCGAGTTTTTGACCGTGGCACTGATTCACTTGTTGGCAGTGGCCAGCCCCGGCCCGGATTTCGCCGTGGTGGTACGGGAAAGTGTTACCCACGGCCGCCGCGCCGGGACCTGGACTGCGCTGGGCGTCGGCTCGGCGATTTTCCTGCACGTGGGCTACTCGCTACTCGGCATTGGCTTGATCGTGTCCCAGTCCATCGTGTTGTTCAACGCCCTGAAGTGGGCGGCGGCGGCCTACCTGCTGTACATCGGCTTCAAGGCCCTGCGCGCACAGCCGGCCAAGCCTGCGGCCGAGGGTGAATTGCACGCTGAAGTCGGCGAACGCACCGCGCGCGGGGCGTTCACTGCCGGCTTCGTGACCAATGGCCTGAACCCCAAGGCGACGTTGTTCTTCCTGTCACTGTTCACCGTAGTGATCAACCCGCACACGCCGTTGGCGATCCAGGCGGGTTATGGCTTGTACCTGGCAGTGGCCACGGCGGTGTGGTTCTGCCTGGTGGCCATGCTGTTTAGCCAACAGCGCGTGCGTGCAGGGTTTGCGCGGATGGGGCACTGGTTTGATCGGACGATGGGGGCGGTGTTGATTGCCATTGGGGTGAAGTTGGCGTTCACCAGCATGAAGTAAAACGTGAGCGGACGCAGTTCAAGTGTGGGAGGGGGCAGGCTCCCGACAGCATTGGGTCAGCCGGCTTATTTGTCGCTGACCCGCCGCAATCGGGGGTAAGCCCCCTCCCACGTTGAATCGGTGTGAAGTTGCATTGATGGCTCGGCGCCAGCACCTATAGGTTCCTGCAAATCATTCCTTTGGCTGATTTGGCTGAAACATAAGCGCTCTACAGTGCAGAACTTCCAGCCAAGACCGTGCAGTCATAAAAGGGATTCCTATGTTGCAGACCCGTGTTATCCCCCCCGCCGAAGGCGCCTACCAATATCCGCTGTTGATCAAGCGCCTGTTGATGTCCGGGACCCGTTACGAGAAAACCCGGGAAATCGTCTACCGTGACAAGTTGCGCTACACCTATCCGACCTTGATCGAGCGCGTCGCGCGCCTGGCCAATGTGTTGACCGAAGCCGGGGTAAAGGCCGGTGACACCGTGGCGGTGATGGACTGGGACAGCCATCGCTACCTGGAGTGCATGTTTGCCATCCCGATGATTGGCGCGGTGATCCACACCATCAACGTGCGTCTGTCGCCGGAACAGATTCTCTACACCATGAATCACGCCGAGGACCGCTTTGTGCTGGTCAACAGTGAGTTCGTGGGGCTTTACCAAGCCATCGCCGGGCAATTGACGACGGTCGACAAGACCTTGCTGCTCACCGACGGTGAATCGAAAACCGCCGAGCTGCCAGAGCTCGTGGGCGAGTACGAAACCCTGTTGGCCGCCGCCAGCCCGAAATACGACTTCCAGGATTTCGACGAAAATTCCGTCGCGACCACCTTCTACACCACCGGCACCACCGGCAACCCCAAGGGCGTGTACTTCACCCATCGCCAACTGGTGCTGCACACCATCGGTGTGGCGACCATCATGGGCAGCGTCGACAGCGTGCGCCTGTTGGGCACCAACGATGTGTACATGCCGATCACGCCGATGTTCCACGTTCATGCG
Proteins encoded in this region:
- a CDS encoding class I SAM-dependent methyltransferase; this encodes MDPRSEVLLRQAELFQGNVLLVGLPADDLLGRLPNAHGWCWHAGDQAALDARFPERSQFGVNVPERAFDAAVIFLPKSKDLTDYLLNAVAARLPAAELFLVGEKKAGIESAAKQMTPFGKPRKLDNARHCQLWQVTVTNAPQAIELESLAQVFEVPLAEGPLKVVSLPGVFSHGRLDRGTELLLEHLDKLPSGHLLDFGCGAGVLGAAVKRRYPHNAVTMLDVDAFAAASSRLTLAANGLEAEVLTGDGIDAAPMGLNTILSNPPFHVGVHTDYFATENLLRKAAKHLAKGGELRLVANSFLKYQPLIEEHLGVCAIKAEGNGFRIYRAKRG
- a CDS encoding SOS response-associated peptidase, with product MCGRYALFRWNPSFAALPGFPADQQAQWNISPNDSVLIQRADAGQRTLARARWGLTPPWLTDLSRTPAHARAETLAEQPMFREAFRQRRCLLPANGFYEWRGTQRKRPYWLTPGEGSTLFFAAIWEAYPVQEQVWLSTAVVTQAAQSQRRPLILDAAGQEAWLNPETPLHTLQALLASEPGALRERVLANMVNDPKLNGPECLTPG
- a CDS encoding M48 family metallopeptidase, which translates into the protein MKKSLAINVLAAALLLAGCQSVNTTSGGAVGVERKQYMFSMLSSQEVDQMYAQSYQQTLGEASSKGQLDKTSTNAKRVQAIANRLIAQAPTFRPDAAQWKWEVNLIKSDEMNANCGPGGKIFVYSALIDNLKLTDDELAAVMGHEIAHALREHGREAMSKAYGIEMAKQGAGALFGLGQDSLALADTVANYGMTLPNSRANENEADLIGLELSARAGYNPNAAITLWNKMAKASEGAPPEFMSTHPASDSRIASLQAAIPKVMPLYQQAKKS
- a CDS encoding M91 family zinc metallopeptidase, producing MDTSYSVSSSNAVQRKQSSEDNKEQAAYNNASDPAYQAANAAPYMANVPFTYNNNSEPSTSEQRSISVSSIPQGDAGGMSRHPDQRGGGGSSYQRGPTPEQIRYEAQGREGPIQYGSPQSSSAPTKVDLNNGLNDGNVRIKYSAGRPNGSNTTHERLSIETGQGNDAVYVTEGRNGGVLAQVNGRSYEIPFEANRRNQQTIDVKTGDGNDSVVIDNRLAHDVNINLGRGDDSAFAGSGRTKIYGGSGQDNINLGSGEGYAEGGDGDDFITGGSGHATIYGGPGSDEIRAGGGPDTKINYVDGGDGRDLIYGGRGRNVLFGGNGDDYIYAGDSSTIVPGKGNDWVQTRSRNDHVIGERADDLSHVHPSSSFEHTIPSPDAGARGINIQGSPSFTQRVKDDLEALRSTRAGQETLKIIDSLDAPVTLKEGVSGSFYYYDDPGGRRMPPPEQGLARTPGVIKNGVAGTPAQNPAVEYDRSFIAPGHQRPPLVILQHELSHAVNGGRGTILPGSSLVWNGRGLEWEANYERQAVGLPTSSYFDFDRNPRTPPTNTNPWPYNENALLNELGLPLRQRYGD
- a CDS encoding YajG family lipoprotein, which produces MLQRLLFGLITVTSLTLVGCANSPQQLSPQPKLTTQLAPVGHGQPVSVRVVDGRPSPTLGSRGGLYPETALISVTGQDVLPKLQAQAEAAVRLLGFTPSPNAPGAPQLTITLAELKYQSPKEGLYVTEASIGATFKSDVTAGTRRYSGRYGASLNQRFGMSPNQETNTKLVSDVLSDALTRLFKDPSIGSLLSSQ
- a CDS encoding putative signal transducing protein, which translates into the protein MQRIYEPENLMEGELLQQMLASEGIEAHLVGRHLLGGTGELPIFGLLGLEVDNDQAANARALITAYIGAQPVAGDEPDSFPDVLVC
- a CDS encoding 1-acyl-sn-glycerol-3-phosphate acyltransferase; protein product: MGQFDTIRPYNDSEVPAVLDRLFSDKAFLDILTHFRFPRFAGALGWLLKPMIARKLRREFAGVTTVATLQDKVEYYVDHTIDRATDGVTYTGVEQLKSGTAYLFLANHRDIVMDPAFVNYAVYHAGLPTPRIAIGDNLLQKPFVSDLMRLNKSFIVHRSISGRKEKMAAFNLLSAYINHSIRNDRESIWIAQAEGRAKDGDDRTESAILKMFHVSRKDEPFAEVIQSLNLTPVSISYEYDPCDSAKARELYIRATTGTYSKAPGEDDVSIALGITGYKGRVHVNFAPPITERFEDTKVLAMEMDRQILGGYRLFPVHYLAYAQWSEADPQLQVPTAAEVFPADELAKAKAEWERRLHECPAEHRPFLVVQYATPVRNQYRVKAGIPL
- a CDS encoding TMEM165/GDT1 family protein, with product MLDSLLVPTAIVALAEIGDKTQLLALILAARFRKPWPIIAGIVAATLANHAAAGAVGAWFGSFFSDAVLHWILAASFCATALWTLVPDKLDDDEASTTRKFGPFLTTLIAFFLAEIGDKTQIATVMLAAQYPELWLVIIGTTLGMLIANVPVVLAGNFAAEKLPLTLIRRLAATAFFVLAVVAVYKAMQSSGWI
- a CDS encoding CPXCG motif-containing cysteine-rich protein, encoding MEEESYECPYCGELVTALLDLSGGDQEYIEDCPVCCRPIIFDLQVHGGEWMLNVRGENE
- a CDS encoding 2-hydroxyacid dehydrogenase, which codes for MTNNRRAVFLDHPSLDLGDLDLSELRNSFSELQLFEQTTPQNVIERLQGAQVAISNKIALNPETLAACPELKLILVSATGTNNIDLEAARAHGITVSNCQGYGTPSVAQHTIMLLLNLATRLNDYQRDVSAGKWQQAKQFCLLDHPIVELEGKTLGLLGHGELGSAVARLAEAFGMRVLLGAIPGRPARADRVPLDELLMQVDALTLHCPLNEHTRDFIGARELALLKPGAFIVNTARGGLINEQALADALRNGHLGGAATDVLSVEPPVNGNPLLAGDIPRLIVTPHNAWGSREARQRIVGQLAENARGFFSGAPLRVVS